The Mycobacteriales bacterium DNA segment TTGGGCTCGGCGTACGAGTAGAGCTTCTGGACCTTCTGCAAGACCTCCGCCTGCTTGCCCTCGTTGAGCTTCACCGACTTGGCGTAGAGGCCCTTGGCCAGCTTCTCCTTGTCCTGGGTCGTGGGGTAGAGGCTCTGCACCACACCGAGCATGTTCAGTCCGGCAGAGTCCTTACCGCCGATCCCGAGGGGCACGATCCCCTTGGACTTGAGCTTGGCGCAATCCTTCATCAGGTCGGTCCACGTGGTGGGTACCTGGATCCCGTTGGCGGCAAAGATCTTCTTGTTGTAGAACATCCCGGAGTAGTAGCTGAGGCCGGTGGGAACGGTGTAGTTCTTGCCCTTGTACTTGATCTGGTCCAGCACGGTCGGCTTGTACTTCTTCATGAAGGGCTCGTGGGTCAGGTCGACAAGTCCGCCTTGGTCGGCCATGCGTGCGTCGTCGCCCTCGTTGGAGGCGGGCACGTAGCTCGGCAGTTGGACCGGGCCGGCGAGCCCGACGTCGATGCTGCCCGCAGTGAGCCTGGATGTATGGGCCTGGGCGTAGTTCTCGTTCGGCACCGAGGAGAAGTTGACCTTCACCGACGGGTACTTCGCCATGAACGCCTTGTTGACCGCCTTGAAGCCCGCGTCCGACCCCGTCGCGCTCGAGACGAGGATGTTGAGACTGCCGCTGGCTTTGCCCTTGGGCGTCGGAGCGGATCCACCTCCGCTTCCGGAACACGCTGCCGTGACCAGCAGGGCGGCGAGCCCAACCCCTGCCAGCGCGAGCCGGCGCGGTGCACGGAACGGGGTTGTTGCCATGGTTCCTCCGGAGGTGGTCCGAAACGTTTTGGGCCAGCGGAGGCTAGCAAAACGTTTCGGGTTCGCCAAGAGGTAGGTTTCGGCGAGGAGGGTCGACCGCTCAGGGCACCGGGCCGGTGGACGCGCGAACGATGAGGCTGGTCGGCTCGGTGTCCACCCGTGCCGCAGGCTCGCCGTTGAGCATGCCGAGGAGGGCTCGGGCCGCTTCCGTTCCCAGCGAGTGCGGGGCCGTGGTCACAGTGGTCAGCGACGGGCGAGCGTAGGCCCCGAAGTCGATGCCGTCGTAGCCCGCGACGGAGACGTCCTCGGGGATCGAGAAGCCCATCTCCGTCGCCTTGGCGATGAAGCCGAAGGCCATCAGGTCGTTCGCGCAGAACACGGCGGTCGGCCGGGGCCGCCGCCGTAGGAGGTTGGCGGCAGCGCGGCTTCCGCCGGCGAGAGAGAAGTCCCCCTCGACCATGGCGCCGGGGCGGATCCGGGCGGCGGACAGGAAGTCACGCCATGCCGACTCACGGTCGTGAGCGTGGATGTAGTCCGTGGGGCCGGAAACGTGGGCGATCCGTCGGTGACCGAGCGCGAGGAGATGATCCAGTAGGGCGTTGATGCCAGGCTCGTGGGATTGGCGAACGGAGGAGATGCCGTCCCACCCTGGCCTCGCGTTGATTGCCACCGCCGGGATGCCGAGCGATCGCACGAGGTCGAACCGGCTGTCCGGGATAGACACGTCCGTGAGGAAGACCCCGTCCACGCGGTTGTCCGTGGCCAGGCGCCGATAACGCTCGACAGCACGTTCACGCGTCGGAGCGACCTGGAGAACGAGCGCATACCCGTCGTCCTCGAGGACCGCTTCGATACCGCTGATGAATCCGGCGAAGAACGGGTCCGAGGCGATGACCGACGAACTGCGCTGGATCACCAGTCCCACATTGAAGGCGCGCTTCTGGGAGAGGCTTCGGCCGCGCAGCGACGGAGACCAGCCAAGCTGGTCGGCCGTCGCCACAATCCGCTTCCGGGTCGGCTCGGAGACCCCCGATCGGTTGTTGAGCGCGGCCG contains these protein-coding regions:
- a CDS encoding extracellular solute-binding protein, producing the protein MATTPFRAPRRLALAGVGLAALLVTAACSGSGGGSAPTPKGKASGSLNILVSSATGSDAGFKAVNKAFMAKYPSVKVNFSSVPNENYAQAHTSRLTAGSIDVGLAGPVQLPSYVPASNEGDDARMADQGGLVDLTHEPFMKKYKPTVLDQIKYKGKNYTVPTGLSYYSGMFYNKKIFAANGIQVPTTWTDLMKDCAKLKSKGIVPLGIGGKDSAGLNMLGVVQSLYPTTQDKEKLAKGLYAKSVKLNEGKQAEVLQKVQKLYSYAEPNFAGVSYATMTSDFVNGKFAMMSDGTWNTTTIQQAGGSKLDFGYFPLPASDNAADNKYLGGKVELTLAVPSNAKNKDAAIEYLSFFSNNYQLFDDQAGFAPSVVAAKSNPFYSEIAKYTSTFEPAWDTLWIADTKAGPAAQFPFNWAGIAPMGSSDAQGAANASQKDWQAGLK
- a CDS encoding LacI family DNA-binding transcriptional regulator, producing the protein MRTMKPRVTIVDVARDAGVSIATVSAALNNRSGVSEPTRKRIVATADQLGWSPSLRGRSLSQKRAFNVGLVIQRSSSVIASDPFFAGFISGIEAVLEDDGYALVLQVAPTRERAVERYRRLATDNRVDGVFLTDVSIPDSRFDLVRSLGIPAVAINARPGWDGISSVRQSHEPGINALLDHLLALGHRRIAHVSGPTDYIHAHDRESAWRDFLSAARIRPGAMVEGDFSLAGGSRAAANLLRRRPRPTAVFCANDLMAFGFIAKATEMGFSIPEDVSVAGYDGIDFGAYARPSLTTVTTAPHSLGTEAARALLGMLNGEPAARVDTEPTSLIVRASTGPVP